In a genomic window of Kluyveromyces marxianus DMKU3-1042 DNA, complete genome, chromosome 7:
- the SOL1 gene encoding Sol1p: protein MTTTVPKIFAFPEFAGVAEAVADHVVHSQNMALKDIATGPSSARQSSTHISNQSQGSVRSATSMQKVPSTRSIRNNSSGGGSSGGKLKKPKERRFKIAISGGSLIQVLHEGLLKRTDVQWGKWDIYFADERLVPFESNESNYGQAKRHIFDLIDTEKYGTPRIFHIDESLINDAQECADHYEKILIKEFAGRDSVKLPMFDLFLLGCAPDGHIASLFPNFQENLREKFAWVVPVENAPSGPSNRISLTIPVICHSHQVTFVVEGATKAPVIKTIMERPEKGLPSSIVNEGAAGRVAWFVDDDALSDVLVTKKKYKFLITDDNN, encoded by the coding sequence ATGACGACCACAGTACCCAAGATCTTTGCCTTTCCAGAATTTGCGGGTGTTGCTGAGGCAGTAGCAGACCATGTTGTGCATTCACAGAACATGGCGCTCAAGGATATCGCTACTGGGCCATCCAGTGCCAGGCAGTCCAGCACACACATTTCCAACCAGAGCCAGGGCAGTGTAAGAAGCGCTACTTCAATGCAAAAGGTTCCTTCTACAAGAAGCATACGTAATAACAGCAGCGGAGGCGGATCATCTGGTgggaaattgaaaaagccTAAGGAACGCCGCTTCAAGATTGCGATCTCTGGTGGTTCTCTAATCCAGGTGCTACATGAAGGGTTGCTCAAGAGGACAGATGTTCAGTGGGGTAAGTGGGATATTTATTTTGCAGACGAGCGTTTAGTTCCTTTCGAATCAAATGAGAGCAATTACGGACAGGCCAAAAGACATATCTTCGACTTAATTGATACTGAGAAGTATGGAACACCAAGAATTTTCCACATAGATGAATCGCTTATAAACGATGCACAAGAATGTGCAGATCATTACGAAAAAATTTTGATTAAAGAATTTGCGGGTAGAGACAGTGTAAAATTACCAATGTTCGACCTTTTCCTTTTAGGTTGTGCGCCAGACGGTCATATTGCATCTTTGTTCCCCAACTTCCAGGAAAATTTACGTGAGAAATTCGCTTGGGTTGTTCCTGTAGAAAATGCTCCAAGTGGGCCCTCTAATAGAATATCGCTAACCATTCCTGTTATCTGCCATTCGCATCAAGTTACCTTCGTCGTGGAGGGTGCCACAAAGGCGCCAGTTATTAAAACTATTATGGAAAGACCAGAAAAGGGACTACCTAGTAGTATTGTCAATGAAGGAGCCGCTGGACGTGTTGCGTGgtttgttgatgatgatgcaTTGAGTGATGTTTTAgtaaccaagaaaaaatacaagTTTCTAATTACAGATGATAACAATTGA
- the ABZ1 gene encoding 4-amino-4-deoxychorismate synthase — MTFYVLFIDSYDSFTYNVVELIKEQREDIEVVTIHNDTFASYEELKPFLRLFDAIVVGPGPGNPVNGPADVGIVASLFNDDLVIPILGICLGFQVMCHVHGATIEQLDNIRHGQVYPINVKECGAGTEGLFSEYPSTFDSVRYHSLHVICDSESSNKIVPLAYTLDEGKQVLMAGMIAGKPWYGVQYHPESCCSKLGGKLIQNFIKLATNYNQKDVMRGGSHHDSECDMQKLSILCHKIDREPIVKKTPNAGPKSTVSFDTMEINQDPKVTLRICEALEKNKIPFFLLASSTINPNRGEMSIIALPNKQSKVFTHYAQLDKTTIHNWQQDDLTVEEYHDYLSSGKTDDRMTVVSETKNEFWKTIGTYMDSRSCPSEYPELPFVGGFVGILGYEMGQFTVSESQEKLRPDAKLCFVENSILINHKEGKLYTIGLNCEFPSDINTLIKQTIETKEDLAWPMELPEDVSYDISLPKQEAYEKAFELSQKYLHQGDSYEVCLTTQTNIKPSKVIEPWRIFQTLIQRNPAPFSSFFMFDDVEPHRFDLCLISTSPERFLKYSNDTCELRPIKGTVKKGPDMDLEKATAILKTPKEFGENLMILDLIRNDLYEVLPKVTVDEMMSVEEYATVYQLVSVVSGHKMASSPYSGLDVLKHSLPPGSMTGAPKKKTVELLQERIEPIFGAATRGVYSGVTGYWSANMNGDWSVNIRCMYSYDEGKNWRIGAGGAITVLSTCEGEWEEMFTKLESALQVFTK, encoded by the coding sequence ATGACATTTTACGTCTTATTTATCGATTCTTACGATTCCTTTACGTACAATGTTGTTGAACTAATTAAAGAGCAGCGAGAAGATATAGAGGTGGTGACAATTCATAACGACACATTTGCAAGCTACGAAGAACTCAAGCCGTTTTTGAGGCTCTTTGATGCAATTGTGGTAGGACCTGGACCTGGTAATCCTGTGAATGGACCAGCGGATGTTGGAATTGTTGCGTCCTTATTCAATGATGACTTGGTGATTCCAATCTTAGGAATCTGCCTTGGGTTCCAAGTCATGTGCCACGTTCATGGTGCCACAATTGAGCAATTGGACAATATTAGACATGGCCAGGTGTATCCAATCAACGTAAAGGAGTGTGGTGCCGGTACTGAGGGGCTCTTCTCCGAATATCCAAGTACTTTTGACTCTGTGAGATACCACTCTCTCCACGTGATCTGCGATTCTGAAAGTAGTAATAAAATTGTTCCACTAGCGTACACATTAGATGAAGGAAAGCAGGTCTTAATGGCGGGAATGATTGCTGGAAAACCATGGTATGGGGTCCAATACCACCCAGAATCTTGCTGTTCGAAGCTTGGTGGGAAATTAATCCAGAATTTTATTAAATTGGCGACTAACTATAACCAGAAGGATGTGATGAGAGGCGGTTCTCATCATGACTCCGAATGCGACATGCAAAAACTATCCATATTGTGCCATAAGATTGACCGTGAACCAATTGTAAAGAAAACTCCAAATGCTGGTCCAAAAAGCactgtttcttttgatacGATGGAAATCAATCAAGATCCAAAAGTGACGCTACGGATATGTGAAGcattggaaaagaataagatccccttctttttattaGCATCTTCTACTATCAATCCAAATCGTGGCGAGATGTCTATCATTGCACTACCAAATAAGCAAAGCAAAGTATTCACGCACTATGCACAGTTGGACAAAACTACTATTCATAACTGGCAACAAGATGACCTGACAGTTGAGGAATACCATGACTATTTATCTTCCGGGAAGACAGACGATAGAATGACAGTAGTGTCCGAAACTAAAAATGAGTTCTGGAAAACAATTGGCACATACATGGATTCAAGAAGTTGCCCATCAGAGTACCCTGAGTTACCATTTGTTGGTGGGTTTGTTGGTATCTTGGGATATGAAATGGGTCAGTTTACGGTCTCTGAATCCCAAGAGAAATTAAGACCAGATGCAAAGCTGTGCTTTGTGGAAAACAGCATTTTGATTAACCATAAGGAGGGGAAACTGTACACAATTGGACTTAACTGCGAATTCCCATCAGATATCAACACTTTAATTAAACAAACcattgaaacaaaagaagactTAGCTTGGCCTATGGAGCTTCCTGAAGACGTTTCCTATGATATTTCGTTAccaaaacaagaagcatATGAGAAAGCATTTGAACTGTCTCAAAAGTATTTGCACCAAGGTGATAGTTATGAGGTTTGTTTGACAACGCAAACAAACATCAAACCAAGCAAAGTAATCGAGCCATGGAGAATTTTCCAGACCTTGATCCAGAGAAACCCTGCGCCATTTTCGAGCTTCTTCATGTTTGATGATGTGGAACCACATAGGTTTGACTTGTGTTTGATTTCAACGTCACCAGAAAGATTTTTGAAGTACTCCAATGATACCTGCGAACTAAGGCCAATCAAGGGCACTGTCAAGAAGGGCCCTGATATGGACCTGGAAAAAGCTACTGCAATATTAAAGACACCAAAAGAGTTTGGCGAAAACCTAATGATTTTGGACTTGATAAGAAATGATTTATATGAGGTGTTACCCAAAGTGACTGTCGATGAGATGATGTCAGTTGAGGAGTATGCCACCGTTTATCAGTTGGTCAGTGTTGTCTCGGGGCACAAAATGGCCTCTTCCCCATATTCAGGACTAGACGTTTTAAAGCATTCTTTACCGCCTGGTTCGATGACCGGTGCtcctaaaaagaagacagTAGAACTTCTACAAGAACGCATAGAACCAATATTCGGCGCCGCCACTCGTGGAGTCTACTCCGGTGTAACTGGTTACTGGTCAGCTAACATGAACGGTGACTGGTCCGTGAACATCAGATGCATGTACTCGTACGACGAGGGGAAAAATTGGAGGATTGGAGCCGGAGGTGCTATCACAGTTTTAAGCACCTGCGAAGGCGAGTGGGAAGAGATGTTCACCAAATTAGAAAGTGCGCTACAGGTTTTTACGAAGTAG
- the HUB1 gene encoding ubiquitin-like protein HUB1 encodes MIEVLVNDRLGKKVCVKCLEEDTIGEFKQVLSVQLGTASAAKIVLQKGGSVLKDHITLEDYEIHDGTNLELYYV; translated from the coding sequence ATGATAGAGGTTTTAGTAAACGATCGACTTGGTAAGAAAGTGTGTGTGAAATGCCTTGAGGAAGACACTATTGGTGAGTTTAAACAAGTGTTGAGTGTTCAACTTGGGACTGCGAGTGCTGCCAAGATCGTGTTGCAAAAAGGTGGTAGTGTATTGAAGGATCACATTACTCTGGAGGATTACGAAATTCATGACGGAACTAACCTCGAGTTGTACTATGTGTAA
- the NEO1 gene encoding aminophospholipid-translocating P4-type ATPase NEO1: protein MSFSPPPGSQLPNKNLKSSQNPTKNTDRDSFDLQFEDSLDAAFESLQVPEGSRQKDNNTAFEDFEMKSMHSDHQTSMLNSDVDTAPLINNSSNPGRLSLHNDRNAQYTNNSIWLKAKSWFESSFSGSKSKHSSLSAYNTSSSTTNTTKIELNDQNVEREIHPATTPIYDRKKYPSNVVSNAKYNPFTFIPIILYEQFKFFFNLYFLLVALSQAIPQLRIGYLSSYIVPLAFVLTVTMSKEAMDDINRRKRDRESNNELYEVVNKPGPVPSKDLKVGDIIKLKKGSRVPADVVVLQTNEPNGESFIKTDQLDGETDWKLRLACPLTQTLTENDIFNNITITASAPEHSIHKFNGKITYKDSTSAPLTVDNTMWENTVLASSAACVCCVVYTGRDTRQSMNTTKSSVKTGLLELEINGLSKILCACVFLLSIILVAFAGFDNKDWYVDIMRYLILFSTIIPVSLRVNLDLGKSVYAYKIEHDKQIKDTIVRTSTIPEDLGRIEYLLSDKTGTLTQNDMQLKKIHLGSVSYTNETMDIVSNFIQSMNSKTTVNTPATTRKSISERVIDLVTTLAICHNVTPTFEDGELTYQAASPDEIAIVKFTESVGLSLFKRDRNSISLFHDHSGMKLEYDIKMIFPFNSDSKRMGVIIFDKQKQEYWFLQKGADTVMSTIVVRNDWLDEETSNMAREGLRTLVIGRKKLTSNVFEQFEKEYSEASLTMMNREVHMQNVVKKYLENDLELLGLTGVEDKLQKDVKSSIELLRNAGIKIWMLTGDKVETARCVSISAKLIARGQYVHTVTKVNKPEGALRHLEYLQVNHNSCLLIDGESLGLYLQYYPDEFFEIVVNLPTVVACRCTPQQKADVALFIRHATGKRVCCIGDGGNDVSMIQSADVGVGIVGKEGKQASLAADFSITQFCHLTKLLLWHGRNSYKSSAKLSQFVIHRGLIISVCQAVYSICSMFEPLALYKGWLMVGYATCYTMAPVFSMTLDHDIDESLTTLYPELYKELTLGKSLSFKTFFVWVALSVFQGCVIQLASQSFTSLDESDFTKMVAISFTALVMNELIMVALEINTWNRIMVITEVVTFIVYFGSIPFLGEYFDLSYVTTTKFPAMVLVILLISVVPVWATKSIYRRLNPPNYAKVQQFSMV from the coding sequence ATGTCATTTTCACCTCCTCCCGGTTCACAGCTTCCTAACAAGAATTTGAAATCAAGTCAGAACCCTACTAAGAATACCGATCGCGATTCTTTTGATTTACAGTTTGAGGATTCGTTAGACGCAGCATTTGAATCCTTACAAGTTCCCGAAGGTTCTCGTCAAAAGGATAATAATACTGCGTTCGAAGATTTCGAAATGAAATCCATGCATAGCGATCATCAAACAAGTATGTTGAATTCCGATGTAGATACCGCTCCATTAATAAACAATAGCAGCAATCCTGGAAGGCTCTCACTGCATAATGATAGAAATGCACAATATACTAATAACTCTATATGGTTAAAAGCTAAGAGCTGGTTTGAAAGTTCCTTTTCGGGATCTAAATCTAAACATTCCTCGCTGTCAGCGTACAATACAAGTAGTAGCACAACTAACACGACCAAGATTGAATTGAATGACCAAAACGTGGAAAGAGAAATACATCCCGCAACTACACCAATATATGATAGAAAAAAGTATCCATCGAATGTCGTGTCCAACGCCAAATACAACCCTTTCACATTTATACCCATCATATTATATGAACAgttcaaattcttcttcaatctATATTTCCTTTTAGTGGCTCTATCACAGGCTATCCCACAACTCAGGATTGGTTATCTATCTTCCTATATTGTACCATTGGCATTCGTCCTAACGGTCACGATGTCTAAAGAAGCAATGGACGATATAAatagaaggaaaagagacAGGGAATCCAATAATGAGTTATACGAAGTGGTTAATAAGCCAGGACCAGTCCCATCGAAAGATTTGAAAGTTGGTGATATCATCAAATTAAAGAAAGGTTCCAGAGTTCCTGCGGATGTAGTCGTTTTACAAACAAATGAGCCTAATGGAGAATCATTCATTAAAACTGATCAATTGGATGGTGAAACTGATTGGAAGTTACGTCTTGCATGTCCACTGACCCAAACTCTAACTGAGAATGATATCTTCAATAATATAACTATTACTGCCTCAGCACCAGAACATTCTATTCACAAATTTAATGGAAAAATCACATACAAAGATTCAACATCTGCACCCTTAACAGTTGATAACACAATGTGGGAAAATACCGTTCTTGCCTCATCTGCAGCGTGTGTGTGTTGTGTTGTCTATACAGGACGTGACACTAGACAATCTATGAATACTACTAAATCCAGTGTTAAGACGGGTTTATTAGAACTAGAGATAAACGGACTTTCCAAAATCCTTTGCGCTTGTGTTTTTCTACTTTCCATTATATTAGTCGCGTTCGCTGGTTTTGACAACAAAGACTGGTACGTGGATATCATGAGatatttgattttgttCTCTACTATCATCCCTGTATCTTTAAGGGTCAATTTAGATCTTGGAAAATCTGTTTATGCATACAAAATTGAACAtgacaaacaaataaagGACACGATTGTTAGAACGAGTACAATCCCAGAAGATTTGGGTCGTATTGAGTACCTACTAAGTGATAAGACAGGAACTCTTACTCAAAATGATATgcaattgaaaaagattcaTTTGGGTTCAGTCTCATATACTAATGAAACTATGGATATAGTCTCTAACTTTATCCAGAGCATGAATTCGAAGACCACCGTTAATACACCAGCCACTACAAGAAAAAGCATTTCTGAACGTGTAATTGATTTGGTCACAACATTGGCTATTTGTCACAATGTCACACCGACATTTGAAGATGGCGAATTAACTTACCAAGCGGCATCTCCAGATGAAATAGCCATTGTTAAATTTACAGAGTCGGTAGGATTATCCCTCTTCAAAAGGGATCGTAATTCCATATCTTTGTTTCATGATCATTCCGGGATGAAGTTAGAGTACGATATTAAAATGATTTTTCCATTTAATTCAGATTCTAAAAGAATGGGAGTCATCATATTTGATAAACAAAAGCAAGAGTACTGGTTTTTGCAAAAAGGTGCTGATACAGTGATGAGCACAATTGTTGTGAGAAACGACTGgttggatgaagaaacaagCAATATGGCTAGAGAAGGGTTGCGTACTTTAGTAATTGGACGTAAGAAGTTAACCTCCAATGTGTTCGAgcaatttgaaaaagagtaTTCAGAAGCATCCCTAACAATGATGAACCGTGAAGTTCATATGCAAAATGTTGTTAAGAAGTACTTAGAAAACGATTTGGAGCTACTTGGATTGACTGGTGTGGAGGATAAACTACAAAAAGACGTTAAGTCATCAATCGAACTGCTAAGAAATGCAGGGATTAAGATTTGGATGCTTACAGGTGATAAAGTTGAAACCGCAAGATGTGTATCGATTTCTGCGAAGTTGATTGCAAGAGGTCAATATGTCCACACTGTTACTAAAGTGAATAAACCAGAAGGAGCTTTGCGTCATcttgaatatcttcaagTGAATCATAATTCATGTCTATTAATAGATGGGGAATCACTAGGTTTGTATCTTCAATATTACCCAGATGAATTTTTCGAAATTGTTGTGAACTTACCAACAGTTGTTGCATGTCGTTGTACTCCTCAACAAAAGGCAGATGTCGCATTATTTATTCGCCATGCTACTGGAAAGAGGGTCTGCTGTATTGGAGATGGTGGTAATGACGTTAGTATGATTCAAAGTGCTGATGTTGGTGTCGGTATAGTTGGTAAAGAAGGTAAGCAAGCATCTCTAGCTGCagatttttcaataacCCAATTCTGTCATTTGACGAAGTTACTATTATGGCACGGTAGAAATTCGTATAAGAGCTCTGCGAAGCTATCGCAATTCGTTATACATCGTGGTCTCATTATTTCTGTCTGTCAGGCAGTTTATTCCATTTGTTCAATGTTTGAACCATTGGCACTTTACAAAGGTTGGTTAATGGTTGGTTACGCTACATGCTATACTATGGCACCTGTTTTCTCGATGACTTTGGACCATGATATCGATGAATCATTAACTACGTTATACCCAGAACTTTATAAAGAGCTAACTCTTGGAAAATCACTTTCCTTCAAGACCTTTTTCGTTTGGGTAGCCCTTTCGGTATTCCAAGGATGTGTCATTCAGTTGGCATCGCAATCTTTTACTAGTTTAGACGAGTCCGACTTTACTAAAATGGTAGCTATCAGTTTCACTGCATTAGTTATGAATGAGTTAATCATGGTTGCTTTAGAGATCAACACTTGGAATAGAATAATGGTCATTACGGAAGTAGTTACTTTTATTGTTTACTTTGGTTCCATTCCATTCTTGGGAGAGTATTTCGATCTATCTTATGTCACGACCACGAAGTTCCCAGCAATGGTCTTGGttattttgttgatttctGTGGTGCCGGTATGGGCaacaaaaagtatatatagaagACTCAACCCACCCAATTATGCGaaagttcaacaattcTCCATGGTTTGA